Proteins co-encoded in one Streptomyces roseochromogenus subsp. oscitans DS 12.976 genomic window:
- a CDS encoding Rne/Rng family ribonuclease — protein sequence QTPERAAAEAAAEAAETEEPEGPEEYAEERAETGSRRRRRRKGAAAEEARAVEAASEEEQESAETAEDLAEGEEAEETEGAEGFEEAGARRRRRRGGRRRRRGDVAEGEGAEAEELAAEQAEQDAEDTAEQEEEDAEEARDEVGGSTSSSRRRRRRRRRAGDTSVDTEPGDGDPERTVVKVREPRKPSEPSDEVQSIKGSTRLEAKKQRRREGREQGRRRVPIITEAEFLARREAVERVMVVRQYGERTQIGVLEDGVLVEHYVNKEQSTSYVGNVYLGKVQNVLPSMEAAFIDIGKGRNAVLYAGEVNFEALGMANGPRRIESALKSGQSVLVQVTKDPIGHKGARLTSQVSLPGRYLVYVPEGSMTGISRKLPDTERARLKTILKKIVPEDAGVIVRTAAEGASEEELRRDVERLQAQWEDIQKKSKNGNAPTLLYGEPDMTVRVVRDIFNEDFSKVIVSGDEAWDTVHGYVSHVAPDLAERLSKWTSEVDVFATYRIDEQLAKALDRKVWLPSGGSLVIDKTEAMVVIDVNTGKFTGQGGNLEETVTRNNLEAAEEIVRQLRLRDLGGIVVIDFIDMVLESNRDLVLRRLLECLGRDRTKHQVAEVTSLGLVQMTRKRVGQGLLESFSETCVHCNGRGVIVHMEQPTAVGGGGGKRKKRGRGGEVHEHVHETAAVAVETGEAVEPEAETAAEVAAEVAVPAALPAPEFAPDEELYSSVAEAEAAATRGRTRRRASRRASAPAGAPRAEKAPKAEKAERADKAAVEAVAVAEQAAVAAKEEAVVAPVVPAAAAGEAVAQVAVADQAAAAPQAEAVEEAAPKGRTRRRATRKVSAP from the coding sequence CGCGCCGAGACCGGTTCGCGCCGCCGCCGTCGCCGTAAGGGTGCCGCCGCCGAGGAGGCGCGCGCCGTCGAGGCCGCCTCCGAGGAGGAGCAGGAGTCCGCCGAGACGGCCGAGGACCTCGCCGAGGGCGAGGAGGCCGAGGAGACGGAAGGCGCCGAGGGCTTCGAGGAGGCCGGAGCGCGCCGCCGTCGCCGTCGTGGCGGCCGGCGCCGCCGTCGCGGTGACGTCGCCGAGGGCGAGGGCGCGGAGGCCGAGGAACTGGCCGCCGAGCAGGCCGAGCAGGACGCCGAGGACACCGCCGAGCAGGAGGAGGAGGACGCCGAGGAGGCCCGCGACGAGGTCGGCGGTTCCACCTCCAGCAGCCGGCGCCGTCGGCGCCGTCGTCGCCGTGCCGGTGACACGTCCGTGGACACCGAGCCCGGCGACGGCGACCCCGAGCGCACGGTCGTCAAGGTCCGCGAGCCGCGCAAGCCGAGCGAGCCGTCCGACGAGGTGCAGTCCATCAAGGGCTCGACCCGGCTGGAGGCCAAGAAGCAGCGCCGCCGGGAAGGCCGTGAGCAGGGCCGGCGCCGCGTTCCGATCATCACCGAGGCCGAGTTCCTGGCCCGTCGCGAGGCCGTCGAGCGGGTGATGGTCGTGCGCCAGTACGGCGAGCGCACCCAGATCGGCGTGCTCGAGGACGGCGTGCTCGTCGAGCACTACGTCAACAAGGAGCAGTCGACGTCGTACGTCGGCAATGTCTACCTGGGCAAGGTGCAGAACGTGCTGCCGTCGATGGAGGCCGCCTTCATCGACATCGGCAAGGGCCGCAACGCCGTCCTGTACGCCGGTGAGGTCAACTTCGAGGCGCTGGGCATGGCCAACGGCCCGCGCCGCATCGAGTCCGCGCTGAAGTCCGGCCAGTCCGTCCTCGTCCAGGTGACGAAGGACCCGATCGGGCACAAGGGCGCCCGGCTGACCAGCCAGGTCTCCCTCCCGGGCCGCTACCTCGTGTACGTCCCCGAGGGCTCGATGACCGGCATCAGCCGCAAGTTGCCCGACACCGAGCGGGCCCGGCTGAAGACCATCCTCAAGAAGATCGTCCCCGAGGACGCGGGCGTCATCGTGCGCACCGCCGCCGAGGGCGCGAGCGAGGAGGAGCTGCGCCGGGACGTCGAGCGGTTGCAGGCGCAGTGGGAGGACATCCAGAAGAAGTCCAAGAACGGCAACGCCCCGACGCTGCTGTACGGCGAGCCGGACATGACCGTCCGGGTCGTGCGGGACATCTTCAACGAGGACTTCTCCAAGGTCATCGTCAGCGGTGACGAAGCCTGGGACACCGTCCACGGGTATGTCTCGCACGTCGCGCCGGACCTCGCCGAGCGGCTGTCCAAGTGGACCTCCGAGGTCGACGTCTTCGCCACGTACCGGATCGACGAGCAGCTCGCCAAGGCGCTGGACCGCAAGGTCTGGCTGCCGAGCGGTGGTTCGCTGGTGATCGACAAGACCGAGGCGATGGTCGTGATCGATGTGAACACCGGCAAGTTCACCGGCCAGGGCGGCAACCTCGAAGAGACCGTGACCAGGAACAACCTGGAGGCGGCAGAGGAGATCGTGCGCCAGCTGCGGCTGCGCGACCTGGGCGGCATCGTCGTCATCGACTTCATCGACATGGTCCTGGAGTCCAACCGCGACCTGGTGCTGCGCCGCCTGCTGGAGTGCCTGGGCCGCGACCGCACGAAGCACCAGGTGGCCGAGGTGACCTCGCTGGGCCTGGTGCAGATGACCCGCAAGCGGGTGGGCCAGGGTCTGCTGGAGTCCTTCTCCGAGACCTGCGTCCACTGCAACGGCCGCGGTGTCATCGTGCACATGGAGCAGCCGACAGCCGTCGGCGGCGGTGGCGGCAAGCGCAAGAAGCGGGGCCGGGGCGGTGAGGTGCACGAGCATGTGCACGAGACCGCTGCCGTGGCCGTGGAGACGGGTGAGGCCGTCGAGCCGGAGGCGGAGACCGCGGCCGAGGTGGCCGCCGAGGTCGCCGTGCCGGCCGCCCTCCCCGCGCCCGAGTTCGCGCCGGACGAGGAGCTGTACAGCAGCGTCGCCGAGGCGGAGGCGGCGGCCACCCGTGGCCGTACCCGCCGTCGGGCGAGCCGCAGGGCCTCGGCTCCGGCGGGCGCGCCGAGGGCGGAGAAGGCTCCCAAGGCGGAGAAGGCCGAGAGGGCGGACAAGGCCGCAGTCGAGGCTGTCGCCGTGGCCGAGCAGGCCGCCGTGGCGGCGAAGGAAGAGGCGGTCGTGGCGCCGGTCGTCCCGGCGGCCGCCGCCGGGGAAGCGGTCGCCCAGGTGGCCGTCGCCGACCAGGCGGCTGCGGCGCCGCAGGCCGAGGCCGTCGAGGAGGCCGCGCCCAAGGGCCGTACGCGCCGTCGTGCGACCCGGAAGGTGTCGGCGCCGG
- the rplU gene encoding 50S ribosomal protein L21: protein MYAIVRSGGRQHKVAVGDIVEVDKISTAKVGDTVELSTLLVVDGDAVTSDPWVLAGIKVQAEVVDHHKGQKIDILRYKNKTGYRRRQGHRQQYTAIKVTSIPTAAK from the coding sequence GTGTACGCCATCGTGCGCAGCGGTGGTCGCCAGCACAAGGTTGCTGTCGGCGACATCGTTGAGGTTGACAAGATTTCCACCGCCAAGGTTGGCGACACGGTCGAGCTCTCGACCCTGCTCGTTGTCGACGGCGACGCCGTGACGAGCGACCCGTGGGTGCTGGCCGGCATCAAGGTCCAGGCCGAGGTCGTGGACCACCACAAGGGCCAGAAGATCGACATTCTGCGCTACAAGAACAAGACCGGCTACCGCCGTCGGCAGGGCCACCGCCAGCAGTACACGGCGATCAAGGTCACGTCGATCCCCACGGCTGCGAAGTAA
- the rpmA gene encoding 50S ribosomal protein L27, with translation MAHKKGASSTRNGRDSNAQRLGVKRFGGQVVNAGEILVRQRGTHFHPGAGVGRGGDDTLFALQAGAVEFGTHRGRKVVNIVPVA, from the coding sequence ATGGCACACAAGAAGGGCGCATCGTCCACCCGGAACGGTCGCGACTCCAACGCCCAGCGGCTCGGCGTGAAGCGCTTCGGCGGTCAGGTCGTCAACGCGGGTGAGATCCTGGTCCGCCAGCGCGGCACCCACTTCCACCCCGGCGCCGGTGTCGGCCGTGGCGGCGACGACACGCTGTTCGCCCTGCAGGCCGGTGCGGTGGAGTTCGGTACCCACCGTGGCCGCAAGGTCGTGAACATCGTTCCGGTCGCCTGA
- the obgE gene encoding GTPase ObgE: protein MTTFVDRVELHVAAGNGGHGCASVHREKFKPLGGPDGGNGGRGGDVILTVDQSVTTLLDYHHSPHRKATNGKPGEGGNRSGKDGQDLVLPVPDGTVVLDKAGNVLADLVGHGTSYIAAQGGRGGLGNAALASARRKAPGFALLGEPGDLHDIVLELKTVADVALVGYPSAGKSSLISVLSAAKPKIADYPFTTLVPNLGVVTAGSTVYTIADVPGLIPGASQGKGLGLEFLRHVERCSVLVHVLDTATLESERDPVSDLDVIEEELRQYGGLDNRPRIVVLNKVDVPDGKDLAEMVRPDLEARGYRVFEVSAVAHIGLRELSFALGELVGKARAARPKEEATRIVIRPKAVDDAGFTVTREEVGGEPLFRVRGEKPERWVRQTDFNNDEAVGYLADRLNRLGVEEQLMKAGARNGDGVAIGPEDNAVVFDWEPTVMAGAEMLGRRGEDHRFDEARPAAQRRRDKQAERDEALREYDEFDPFE, encoded by the coding sequence ATGACCACCTTCGTGGACCGCGTCGAGCTGCATGTCGCCGCGGGTAACGGAGGTCACGGCTGTGCCTCCGTACACCGAGAGAAGTTCAAGCCGCTCGGCGGCCCCGACGGCGGCAACGGCGGGCGGGGCGGTGATGTCATCCTCACCGTCGACCAGTCGGTGACGACGCTGCTCGACTACCACCACTCGCCGCACCGCAAGGCCACCAACGGCAAGCCCGGCGAGGGCGGCAACCGCTCCGGCAAGGACGGCCAGGACCTGGTCCTGCCGGTCCCGGACGGCACGGTCGTGCTGGACAAGGCGGGCAATGTGCTCGCCGACCTCGTCGGCCACGGCACCTCGTACATCGCCGCACAGGGCGGCCGCGGCGGCCTCGGCAACGCGGCGCTGGCCTCCGCCCGCCGCAAGGCGCCCGGTTTCGCGCTGCTCGGTGAGCCCGGTGACCTCCACGACATCGTCCTGGAGCTGAAGACCGTCGCCGACGTGGCGCTCGTCGGCTACCCGAGCGCCGGCAAGTCCTCGCTGATCTCCGTGCTGAGCGCGGCCAAGCCGAAGATCGCCGACTATCCCTTTACGACCCTCGTACCGAACCTCGGTGTCGTGACGGCCGGTTCGACCGTCTACACCATCGCCGACGTGCCGGGTCTGATCCCGGGCGCCAGCCAGGGCAAGGGACTCGGTCTGGAGTTCCTGCGGCATGTGGAGCGGTGCAGTGTGCTGGTGCATGTGCTGGACACCGCGACCCTGGAGTCCGAGCGCGACCCGGTCTCCGACCTCGACGTCATCGAGGAGGAGCTGCGGCAGTACGGCGGCCTCGACAACCGGCCCCGGATCGTCGTCCTGAACAAGGTCGACGTGCCGGACGGCAAGGACCTCGCCGAGATGGTCCGGCCCGACCTGGAGGCCCGCGGCTACCGTGTCTTCGAGGTGTCGGCCGTCGCCCACATCGGGCTGCGCGAGCTGTCGTTCGCGCTGGGTGAGCTGGTCGGCAAGGCGCGCGCGGCCAGGCCGAAGGAGGAGGCGACCCGGATCGTCATCCGGCCCAAGGCCGTGGACGACGCGGGCTTCACCGTCACCCGCGAGGAGGTCGGCGGCGAGCCGCTGTTCAGGGTGCGCGGCGAGAAGCCCGAACGCTGGGTGCGCCAGACCGACTTCAACAACGACGAGGCTGTCGGCTACCTCGCCGACCGGCTCAACCGCCTCGGCGTGGAAGAGCAGTTGATGAAGGCGGGCGCCCGCAACGGCGATGGCGTCGCCATCGGTCCCGAGGACAACGCGGTCGTCTTCGACTGGGAGCCGACGGTCATGGCGGGCGCGGAGATGCTCGGCCGCCGTGGCGAGGACCACCGCTTCGACGAGGCCCGGCCTGCGGCGCAGCGCCGCAGGGACAAGCAGGCGGAGCGGGACGAGGCGCTGCGGGAGTACGACGAGTTCGACCCGTTCGAGTAA
- the proB gene encoding glutamate 5-kinase produces the protein MGEARRIVVKVGSSSLTTAAGGLDADRVDALVDVLAKIRSGGEREIVLVSSGAIAAGLAPLGLRRRPKDLARQQAAASVGQGLLVARYTASFARYGVRVGQVLLTSDDMSRRAHHRNASRTLDKLLAMGAFPIVNENDTVATDEIRFGDNDRLAALVAHLVHADLLVLLSDIDGVYDGDPSKPGTSRIAEVKGPEDLSGVEIGSAGKAGVGTGGMVTKVEAARIAAAAGIPVVLTSAVHAADALSGGDTGTYFHPTGKRSADRLLWLQHASTPQGALTLDDGAVDAVVKRRTSLLPAGIAAVEGEFSAGDPVELRDTTGRAVARGLVNFDAKEIPRLIGRSTRELARELGPAYEREVVHRDDLVLLHP, from the coding sequence GTGGGCGAGGCTCGCAGAATCGTGGTCAAAGTCGGCTCCTCGTCGCTGACCACCGCCGCCGGCGGCCTGGATGCCGACCGCGTCGACGCGCTGGTCGACGTGCTCGCCAAGATCCGCAGCGGGGGAGAGCGGGAGATCGTCCTCGTCTCCTCTGGTGCCATCGCCGCAGGGCTCGCCCCGCTCGGGCTGCGCCGCCGCCCGAAGGACCTCGCCCGGCAGCAGGCCGCCGCCAGCGTCGGCCAGGGCCTGCTCGTCGCCCGCTACACCGCCTCCTTCGCCCGCTACGGCGTCCGTGTCGGCCAAGTCCTGCTCACCAGCGACGACATGAGCCGCCGCGCCCATCACCGCAACGCCTCCCGCACCCTCGACAAGCTCCTCGCGATGGGCGCCTTCCCGATCGTCAACGAGAACGACACGGTCGCCACCGACGAGATCCGCTTCGGTGACAACGACCGCCTCGCCGCCCTCGTCGCCCACCTCGTCCACGCCGACCTGCTCGTCCTCCTCTCCGACATCGACGGTGTCTACGACGGCGACCCCAGCAAGCCCGGCACCTCGCGGATAGCGGAAGTGAAGGGCCCCGAGGACCTCTCCGGCGTCGAGATCGGCAGCGCGGGCAAGGCCGGCGTCGGCACCGGCGGCATGGTCACCAAGGTCGAGGCCGCCCGGATCGCTGCCGCCGCCGGCATCCCCGTGGTCCTCACCAGCGCCGTGCACGCGGCGGACGCGCTGAGCGGCGGCGACACCGGCACCTACTTCCACCCCACCGGCAAACGCTCCGCCGACCGCCTCCTGTGGCTGCAGCACGCCTCCACCCCGCAGGGCGCGCTGACCCTGGACGACGGTGCGGTGGACGCGGTCGTGAAGCGCCGCACCTCCCTGCTGCCCGCCGGAATCGCCGCCGTGGAGGGCGAGTTCAGCGCCGGTGATCCCGTCGAACTGCGCGACACGACAGGACGCGCGGTGGCCCGGGGGCTCGTCAACTTCGACGCCAAGGAGATCCCGCGGCTGATCGGGCGTTCGACCCGCGAGCTGGCCCGCGAGCTGGGTCCGGCCTACGAACGTGAGGTCGTACACAGGGACGACCTGGTGCTCCTGCACCCGTGA
- a CDS encoding glutamate-5-semialdehyde dehydrogenase: MTTLSPYDSMSPVTQAAYRAKAAAADLAPLPRAVKDDALLAIADALEVRTSEIVEANAKDIAKARENGTSEAIVDRLTLTPERVRAIAADVRDVAKLPDPVGEIVRGSTLPNGIDLRQVRVPLGVVGIIYEARPNVTVDAAALCLKSGNAVLLRGSASAYESNTALVRVIRDAVGGAGLPADAVQLVPGESRDSVRELMRARGLVDVLIPRGGASLIQTVVSESIVPVIETGTGNCHVYVDATADIDMAIDILINSKAQRVSVCNAAETLLVHQDIAPEFLPRALDALAEAGVTVHADERVMAYAKDSHATVVEAVAEDWETEYLSYDIAAAVVDSLDKAVEHIRLWTSGHTEAIVTTSQQAARRFTQLVDSTTVAVNASTRFTDGGQFGFGAEIGISTQKLHARGPMGLPELTSTKYIVTGDGHVRP, from the coding sequence ATGACCACGCTCTCGCCGTACGACTCCATGTCCCCGGTCACCCAGGCCGCCTACCGGGCCAAGGCCGCCGCCGCCGACCTCGCGCCGCTCCCGCGCGCCGTGAAGGACGACGCGCTGCTCGCCATCGCCGACGCCCTGGAGGTCCGGACCAGCGAGATCGTCGAGGCCAACGCCAAGGACATCGCCAAGGCCCGGGAGAACGGCACCAGTGAGGCCATCGTCGACCGGCTCACCCTGACCCCCGAGCGGGTCCGCGCCATCGCCGCCGACGTCCGCGACGTCGCTAAGCTGCCCGACCCGGTCGGCGAGATCGTCCGCGGCTCCACCCTGCCCAACGGCATCGACCTGCGCCAGGTCCGCGTCCCGCTCGGCGTCGTCGGCATCATCTACGAGGCCCGCCCGAACGTCACCGTCGACGCCGCCGCCCTCTGCCTGAAGTCCGGCAACGCCGTGCTGCTGCGCGGCTCCGCCTCCGCCTACGAGTCCAACACCGCCCTCGTCCGCGTCATCCGGGACGCCGTCGGCGGCGCCGGGCTGCCCGCCGACGCCGTCCAGCTGGTGCCCGGCGAGAGCCGCGACTCGGTGCGCGAGCTGATGCGCGCCCGCGGCCTGGTCGACGTCCTCATCCCGCGCGGCGGCGCCTCCCTGATCCAGACCGTGGTCAGCGAGTCCATCGTCCCCGTCATCGAGACCGGAACCGGCAACTGCCACGTCTACGTCGACGCGACCGCCGACATCGACATGGCGATCGACATCCTGATCAACTCCAAGGCCCAGCGGGTCAGCGTCTGCAACGCCGCCGAGACCCTTCTCGTCCACCAGGACATCGCCCCCGAGTTCCTGCCGCGCGCCCTGGACGCCCTCGCCGAGGCCGGAGTCACCGTGCACGCCGACGAGCGGGTCATGGCCTACGCCAAGGACTCCCACGCGACCGTCGTGGAAGCCGTGGCCGAGGACTGGGAGACCGAGTACCTCTCCTACGACATCGCCGCCGCGGTGGTGGATTCGCTGGACAAGGCCGTCGAGCACATCCGGCTGTGGACCTCCGGGCACACCGAGGCGATCGTCACCACCTCCCAGCAGGCCGCCCGCCGCTTCACCCAGCTGGTCGACTCCACCACCGTCGCCGTGAACGCCTCCACCCGCTTCACCGACGGCGGCCAGTTCGGCTTCGGCGCCGAGATCGGCATCTCCACCCAGAAGCTGCACGCCCGCGGCCCGATGGGCCTGCCGGAGCTGACCAGCACGAAGTACATCGTCACCGGCGACGGACACGTGCGCCCCTGA
- a CDS encoding M48 family metallopeptidase — protein MSDDGQQHTGHERVPSRQRRRFPGISSRAYEHPSDRSALVALRKLSGFDTVFKTLSGLLPERSLRLLYLSESVRVSERQFQHLHDMLLDACYILDLKKVPPMYVTQDPQPNAMCIGLDEPIIVVTTGLVELLDEEEMRAVVGHEVGHALSGHSVYRTILLFLTSLALKVAWIPLGNLAIMAIITALREWFRKSELSADRAGLLVGQDPQASMRGLMKIAGGNHLHEMNVDAFLEQAEEYESGGDLRDSVLKILNVLPRSHPFTTVRAAELKKWAESRDFQRIMDGHYPRRDGDKDTSVSDSFRESAASYASDVKTSKDPLMKLVTDLAGGAGDLGGRVRRGFEGFRTPPPPKEGPTDTPRDEE, from the coding sequence ATGTCCGACGACGGCCAGCAGCACACGGGGCACGAGCGCGTGCCGAGCAGGCAGCGCAGGCGCTTCCCGGGGATCTCCTCGCGTGCCTACGAGCATCCGTCCGACCGTTCGGCCCTGGTCGCGCTGCGCAAGCTGAGCGGGTTCGACACCGTCTTCAAGACGCTCAGCGGGCTGCTGCCCGAGCGGAGCCTGAGACTGCTGTACCTGTCCGAATCGGTGCGCGTCTCCGAGCGGCAGTTCCAGCACCTGCACGACATGCTGCTGGACGCCTGTTACATCCTGGACCTCAAGAAGGTCCCGCCGATGTACGTCACCCAGGATCCGCAGCCGAACGCTATGTGCATCGGCCTGGACGAGCCGATCATCGTCGTCACCACGGGGCTGGTGGAGCTCCTCGACGAGGAGGAGATGCGGGCGGTCGTCGGACACGAGGTGGGACACGCGCTGTCCGGGCATTCGGTGTACCGCACGATCCTTTTGTTCCTGACCAGCCTCGCACTGAAAGTGGCCTGGATCCCGCTGGGCAACCTCGCGATCATGGCGATCATCACGGCGCTCCGGGAGTGGTTCCGCAAGTCGGAGCTGTCCGCTGACCGGGCGGGTCTGCTGGTCGGGCAGGACCCGCAGGCCTCGATGCGCGGCCTGATGAAGATCGCGGGCGGCAACCATCTGCACGAGATGAACGTCGACGCGTTCCTGGAGCAGGCCGAGGAGTACGAGTCCGGGGGCGATCTGCGTGACTCGGTGCTGAAGATCCTGAACGTTTTGCCCCGCTCGCATCCGTTCACCACCGTGCGGGCCGCCGAGCTGAAGAAGTGGGCCGAGTCCCGGGACTTCCAGCGGATCATGGACGGCCACTACCCACGGCGCGACGGGGACAAGGACACCTCGGTCAGCGACTCCTTCCGCGAGTCGGCGGCCAGCTACGCGAGCGATGTGAAGACTTCCAAGGACCCGCTGATGAAGCTGGTCACGGACCTCGCGGGCGGAGCGGGCGACCTGGGCGGCCGGGTCCGCCGCGGCTTCGAGGGCTTCCGTACCCCGCCCCCGCCGAAGGAGGGCCCGACGGACACTCCGCGGGACGAGGAGTAG